The following coding sequences are from one Nicotiana tomentosiformis chromosome 3, ASM39032v3, whole genome shotgun sequence window:
- the LOC138907971 gene encoding uncharacterized protein — MALLEGLDEIVRQVLPAEKLFIGGDFNGHIGSTAGGYGEVHGGFGFGERNGRGKSLLDFVKAFGLVIANSSYPKREGHLITFQNAVEKTQIDYVLLRRCDRELCKDYKVIPGEILTTQTRLLVMDVGIMLKRRKRSSRGRLRIRWGSLTKDKAQELEGRLSAMGAWRSSGDASTMWSETAYCIREAAKKVLGVSTGVSGGHKRDWWWNKVV; from the coding sequence ATGGCGCTTCTAgaggggttagatgagattgtgcgccaggttctgcctgctgagaagctattcataggaggggatttcaatgggcatattgggtcgaccgcagGTGGTTATGGTGAGGTACATGGAGGCTttggttttggggagaggaacggaaGAGGTAAATCGCTGTTGGACTTCgttaaggcttttgggttggtgattgcgaactctagctaTCCAAAGAGGGAGGGGCATTtgattacttttcaaaatgcggtggagaagactcagattgactatgtcctcctcaggaggtgtgacagagaGCTGTGCAAGGATTAtaaggtgattccgggtgagatactcaCGACGCAGactaggctcttggtgatggatgttggtattatgttaaagaggaggaaaaggtcttCTCGAGGAAGACTGAGAATAAGGTGGGGatccttaactaaggataaagcccaagagttggaggggcggttgtcggctatgggagcaTGGAGGAGCAGcggtgacgcgagcactatgtggtcagaGACAGCATactgtattagggaggctgcgaaaaaggtgttaggggtctcgacgggcgtctctggtgggcacaaaagagactggtggtggaataaaGTGGTCTAA